The following are encoded in a window of Vibrio sp. SCSIO 43136 genomic DNA:
- a CDS encoding MFS transporter, with translation MTARKHMSEVPLVQRMAAYLAILVGYFFYCYNFVIIDYVRPYIVEAYDGISLADTAQFYTWQSVGALIGALSCAWFATNFGKKSTLIAITALNGGATIINMMFTDYTTWAAMRFIIGISLGGYFTVAVSLMIGLFTPTVRGKLTAFASSMFSVALMAMGAYAAFLSEINAPWESLMWVGGIPPLVAAVVMVFILPSDKKVIAYGEEEQATKAQAEEPVKKGSWGEMLSAPYRKLTITCLLLAGLNFYGYQFFSGFVTTYLKEVREFDGTTIGVIFSISAFGSLFGAWIWGAIADKFGRKVNAFGFILAGIMASVFFVAPSDVMIGSLNMLAILGLIYNFGLSASAVWGGYFSELFPAHLRSFGAALFHGGRIIGMWAPMVLVFIKERSDLATAMWGSPIVWIVAGLLWLSLPETLKGGIFSKEKKLEKATA, from the coding sequence ATGACAGCAAGAAAACACATGAGCGAAGTGCCTTTGGTGCAACGCATGGCAGCTTACTTAGCGATACTAGTCGGTTACTTCTTTTACTGTTACAACTTTGTGATAATTGACTACGTACGCCCATATATCGTTGAGGCTTACGACGGGATCAGCTTGGCAGATACTGCTCAGTTCTATACTTGGCAATCCGTTGGTGCCCTGATTGGTGCATTAAGTTGTGCGTGGTTTGCCACTAACTTCGGTAAAAAATCTACTCTGATTGCCATTACAGCACTGAACGGCGGCGCAACCATCATCAATATGATGTTCACCGACTACACAACTTGGGCTGCAATGCGTTTTATCATCGGTATTTCACTTGGCGGTTACTTTACCGTTGCAGTTAGCCTGATGATTGGCTTGTTTACCCCAACAGTACGCGGCAAGTTGACAGCTTTCGCTTCATCCATGTTCTCAGTCGCTCTGATGGCAATGGGTGCGTACGCAGCATTCCTATCAGAGATTAACGCACCTTGGGAAAGCCTAATGTGGGTTGGCGGCATTCCACCGTTGGTAGCAGCCGTTGTAATGGTGTTCATCCTGCCTAGCGACAAGAAAGTTATTGCTTACGGTGAAGAAGAACAAGCCACTAAAGCCCAAGCTGAAGAGCCAGTGAAAAAAGGCTCATGGGGTGAAATGCTTAGCGCACCATATCGTAAGCTGACAATCACCTGTCTGTTGCTGGCCGGCCTTAACTTTTATGGTTACCAGTTCTTCTCGGGTTTCGTAACTACCTACCTAAAAGAAGTACGTGAGTTCGACGGTACGACCATTGGTGTGATCTTCTCTATTTCTGCATTTGGTTCACTTTTCGGAGCTTGGATTTGGGGTGCCATTGCCGACAAGTTTGGTCGTAAGGTCAATGCATTCGGTTTCATCCTTGCGGGCATCATGGCTTCAGTATTCTTCGTTGCGCCAAGCGACGTGATGATTGGTAGCTTAAACATGCTAGCCATCTTAGGTCTTATTTATAACTTCGGTCTATCAGCATCGGCTGTTTGGGGTGGTTACTTCTCTGAATTGTTCCCAGCGCACCTACGTAGCTTTGGTGCAGCGCTATTCCACGGTGGTCGTATTATCGGCATGTGGGCACCAATGGTATTGGTATTCATCAAAGAACGCTCAGACCTAGCAACAGCAATGTGGGGCTCACCAATCGTATGGATTGTAGCTGGTCTACTATGGCTATCCCTGCCAGAAACACTAAAAGGCGGCATCTTCAGCAAAGAAAAAAAGCTTGAAAAAGCGACCGCATAA
- a CDS encoding nuclear transport factor 2 family protein — MSKYQEAKRIVREYFDAIENATHETVADVLKAHTSEDYLWRGVYPFREQQGAQAAADVFWSPLMKSMTRMQRRQDIFIGGNNEISPDEIWVMSMGHFMGLFDAEYLGMRPTGKIINIRYAEFNCVVDGKITKTGLFLDLLGAMDQAGCYPLPPSTGKHFVYPGPRNHDGLLFNDAAPEEGVATLALVNKMVDDLSALNDSGAMGCPPEVLEKSWSKDMIWYGPCGIGASYTIPRYQQQHQLPFRNNLKDKKFNGHVCRFAEGNFACFFGWPNLSNTPIGGFLGMTGGEVRADMQVVDVYYRNNDKLSENWVLIDIPYWLKQQGLDVFERTQQILNPSL; from the coding sequence ATGTCTAAGTATCAAGAAGCTAAACGTATCGTGCGTGAATATTTCGACGCAATAGAAAATGCGACGCATGAAACAGTCGCTGATGTATTAAAAGCGCACACTTCAGAAGACTACCTGTGGCGCGGAGTTTATCCATTTCGTGAGCAGCAAGGTGCGCAAGCTGCGGCAGATGTATTTTGGTCTCCACTGATGAAATCGATGACTCGCATGCAACGTCGTCAAGACATCTTCATCGGTGGTAACAACGAAATCTCACCCGATGAAATCTGGGTAATGAGCATGGGTCACTTCATGGGCCTATTTGACGCTGAATACCTTGGTATGCGCCCAACGGGAAAAATCATCAATATCCGCTACGCAGAATTTAACTGTGTCGTCGATGGGAAAATCACTAAGACAGGTTTGTTCTTAGACCTATTAGGCGCAATGGATCAGGCGGGTTGCTACCCACTTCCTCCATCAACGGGCAAACACTTTGTCTACCCTGGTCCTCGCAACCACGACGGTCTGTTGTTCAATGACGCCGCACCTGAAGAAGGAGTAGCGACTCTTGCCTTGGTCAATAAAATGGTCGATGACCTCTCAGCACTTAACGACAGTGGTGCAATGGGTTGTCCTCCTGAAGTTCTAGAAAAGAGCTGGTCTAAAGACATGATCTGGTACGGTCCATGTGGGATCGGCGCATCTTACACCATTCCTCGTTACCAACAGCAGCACCAGTTGCCGTTCCGCAATAACCTCAAGGATAAGAAGTTCAACGGCCATGTTTGCCGCTTTGCTGAGGGCAATTTTGCATGCTTCTTTGGTTGGCCAAACCTATCTAATACACCAATTGGTGGCTTCTTAGGTATGACTGGTGGAGAGGTACGTGCAGACATGCAAGTTGTCGATGTTTACTACCGAAACAACGACAAACTCTCTGAAAACTGGGTATTGATCGATATTCCTTATTGGCTAAAACAGCAAGGCCTAGATGTGTTCGAACGTACGCAACAGATTTTGAACCCATCACTATAA
- a CDS encoding GNAT family N-acetyltransferase encodes MTTDNQTRFTLLPIKPQHDAAMRHIIKTVGAEFGAVGEGFGPSDPEVDAMSRHYLPENKSLYLVALCDEEVIGGCGIAPFGQDSKVCELKKLFLSEKSRGLGAGKALTLACLNFAREQGFESCYLDTLKSMTAAITMYEKLGFEHLSAPMAETEHGGCDVWMLKQFG; translated from the coding sequence ATGACTACGGATAATCAAACTCGTTTTACTCTTCTTCCCATCAAGCCCCAACATGATGCCGCGATGCGTCATATCATCAAAACTGTAGGTGCGGAATTTGGTGCCGTAGGTGAGGGCTTTGGCCCCTCAGACCCTGAAGTTGATGCTATGAGTCGACATTACCTACCTGAAAATAAGAGCCTCTATTTAGTTGCACTGTGTGATGAAGAGGTCATTGGTGGCTGCGGTATCGCCCCTTTTGGCCAAGACAGCAAAGTGTGTGAGCTAAAGAAACTATTTTTGTCGGAAAAAAGCCGAGGTTTAGGCGCGGGGAAAGCGCTGACATTGGCCTGTCTAAATTTCGCTCGAGAACAAGGTTTTGAATCCTGCTATCTGGATACTTTAAAGAGCATGACCGCAGCTATCACTATGTACGAAAAATTAGGGTTTGAGCATTTAAGTGCACCAATGGCTGAGACCGAGCATGGTGGTTGTGACGTTTGGATGCTGAAACAGTTCGGCTAG
- a CDS encoding energy transducer TonB translates to MVRLLFAMPLALASVFMLFSLMAWMVGGQAKMVSDSKPPLAFDMVMTEQESATQRKIRQAPKKPETPQAPSPQSPVAAQNVSQPVTPQTMAMSLDTAVSGIEIAAPEFGEIVANQQAMPLYRVEPNYPQKALKRGAEGYVVMSFTIDPQGRPVDIEIIEANPRRLFEREARKALARWKYQAKVMDGKAVAQPGQTVKLEFKIER, encoded by the coding sequence ATGGTGCGTTTGTTGTTCGCAATGCCACTTGCACTTGCCAGCGTTTTTATGCTGTTTAGTCTTATGGCGTGGATGGTCGGTGGACAGGCAAAAATGGTGTCTGATTCCAAACCTCCTCTCGCGTTTGATATGGTGATGACTGAGCAAGAATCGGCGACACAGCGGAAAATCCGCCAAGCGCCGAAGAAGCCCGAAACTCCTCAAGCACCGTCGCCGCAATCACCAGTTGCTGCACAAAATGTATCGCAACCTGTCACACCTCAAACAATGGCGATGAGCCTAGATACGGCAGTGAGCGGCATTGAAATTGCGGCCCCTGAATTTGGTGAAATTGTTGCTAATCAGCAAGCGATGCCGCTTTATCGTGTGGAACCAAATTACCCGCAAAAAGCACTAAAGCGAGGGGCGGAAGGCTATGTTGTGATGTCTTTTACCATTGATCCACAAGGTCGCCCGGTCGATATTGAAATCATCGAGGCAAACCCTCGTCGATTGTTTGAGCGAGAAGCGAGAAAGGCACTTGCTCGCTGGAAATATCAAGCCAAGGTGATGGATGGTAAAGCCGTCGCTCAGCCAGGGCAGACGGTTAAATTGGAGTTTAAGATCGAGCGATGA
- a CDS encoding biopolymer transporter ExbD produces the protein MRLGRRSQGQDEAQVDLTSMLDIVFIMLIFFIVTSSFVRESGVEVNRPQASHSTSQKDASIFVAITASNDVFIDKRQVDVERVAATLEHLTLDKPDASLVIQADKHAYNGTVVQVMDGAKEAGIEKISLATESP, from the coding sequence GTGCGTTTAGGTCGTCGTTCTCAAGGACAAGATGAAGCTCAGGTCGATCTAACGTCGATGTTAGATATTGTCTTCATCATGTTGATCTTTTTTATCGTGACCAGTTCTTTTGTTCGCGAATCCGGTGTTGAGGTAAATCGACCTCAAGCTTCCCATTCTACGAGCCAAAAAGATGCCAGCATCTTTGTGGCAATTACCGCAAGTAACGATGTTTTTATTGATAAGCGACAAGTTGATGTCGAGCGTGTAGCGGCGACATTAGAGCATTTGACCTTAGATAAACCCGATGCTTCTCTGGTGATTCAAGCGGATAAGCATGCCTACAACGGTACAGTCGTACAGGTGATGGATGGTGCTAAAGAAGCCGGCATTGAGAAAATTTCGTTAGCAACGGAGAGCCCTTAA
- a CDS encoding MotA/TolQ/ExbB proton channel family protein, whose product MEISLTDLSQLNIWWLALEQFMARGGVLLWWLAGAVTICWVLIFERILFIWGSFPKLSRQWQQKWDARQDHTSWRAKAIRNGWVATAEIKLNQSLNLIKVLVAICPMLGLLGTVTGMISVFDVMATQGSSEPKLMAAGISLATIPTLAGMVAALSGMFAHARLVKVCRNKQHQFEKQLRSRQCV is encoded by the coding sequence ATGGAAATTAGCCTTACTGACTTGTCTCAACTCAATATATGGTGGCTGGCCTTAGAGCAGTTTATGGCTCGAGGTGGTGTACTGCTTTGGTGGTTGGCTGGTGCGGTAACGATTTGCTGGGTGCTTATTTTCGAACGAATCCTGTTTATCTGGGGTTCGTTTCCCAAGCTTAGCCGACAGTGGCAGCAAAAATGGGACGCCCGCCAAGACCATACCAGTTGGCGAGCGAAAGCTATCCGTAATGGCTGGGTTGCTACCGCAGAGATAAAGCTTAACCAATCCCTTAATCTTATAAAGGTGCTTGTCGCCATTTGTCCAATGCTTGGCCTACTAGGCACAGTCACGGGAATGATCTCAGTGTTTGATGTGATGGCGACTCAAGGCAGTAGTGAACCGAAACTTATGGCTGCGGGAATATCACTCGCCACCATACCAACATTAGCAGGCATGGTAGCAGCTCTATCAGGCATGTTTGCACATGCCCGCTTAGTAAAAGTGTGTCGCAATAAGCAGCACCAATTCGAAAAACAATTAAGGAGTCGACAGTGCGTTTAG
- a CDS encoding MotA/TolQ/ExbB proton channel family protein codes for MKLTHLLILAAVVISPIAQANSELLSETKAEKSVQAKHNKQREAGFKLTEKQVAEKLANLKAQRDALEAETEALSVNFSENEQTLAQLEENLRLEVGSLGELFGVVRQSAKDLQLEMSDSVTQLDRQTHNQIVDAIVDAKALPSLTQLQGFWSAMLEQIQASSQVSTAMVPYVNGAGEHVELEGMRIGSYGIIAKQGYIDWNTNQQFAKPYLVQPKGAPTLDAIVQGEQWLTLDPSRGQLIEQLALTPTLKDRLEQGGLVGKIILGLLAIGLLIVMVRGLVLLVTRAKVASQLKSDKVSQKNPLGRILSVHSQGNFHNAEALEMRLLESIVDEQRSLEKGLSMLKLMAALAPMLGLLGTVTGMIETFQTITQFGNGDPKIMAGGISMALVTTVLGLVAAIPLLIGHNILSTQAETIRTILEKHSIALVATQMESEQGEEQAISDIAQERVA; via the coding sequence ATGAAACTAACACACCTACTGATCTTAGCGGCGGTAGTGATTTCACCTATTGCTCAGGCTAACAGCGAACTTCTCTCAGAGACCAAAGCAGAGAAATCTGTGCAGGCGAAACACAACAAGCAACGCGAGGCAGGCTTTAAGCTTACCGAAAAGCAGGTTGCTGAGAAACTTGCCAACCTTAAAGCTCAAAGGGACGCTTTGGAGGCAGAAACGGAAGCCCTTAGTGTGAATTTCTCTGAAAATGAGCAGACACTCGCACAGCTTGAAGAAAATCTTCGTTTAGAAGTTGGTAGTTTGGGAGAGCTTTTTGGCGTGGTTCGACAATCTGCCAAAGACTTGCAACTTGAAATGAGTGATTCAGTCACTCAGCTGGATCGACAAACCCACAACCAAATCGTCGACGCTATTGTTGATGCGAAAGCTTTACCATCGCTGACCCAGCTTCAGGGGTTCTGGAGTGCGATGCTAGAACAAATTCAAGCATCTTCTCAAGTTTCTACCGCGATGGTTCCTTACGTTAATGGCGCTGGTGAGCATGTAGAGCTAGAGGGAATGCGTATAGGTAGCTATGGCATCATTGCTAAGCAAGGTTACATCGATTGGAATACTAATCAGCAATTCGCAAAACCTTATCTAGTTCAGCCAAAAGGTGCTCCGACCTTAGATGCCATAGTGCAAGGCGAGCAATGGCTCACGTTAGACCCTTCTCGAGGACAGTTAATTGAGCAACTGGCACTAACACCAACGCTAAAAGACCGACTTGAGCAAGGTGGTCTAGTGGGCAAAATTATTCTTGGCTTGCTGGCGATTGGTCTTCTGATAGTGATGGTTCGAGGTCTAGTGCTACTCGTTACACGAGCGAAAGTAGCATCGCAACTTAAGTCAGATAAGGTATCGCAGAAGAATCCACTGGGACGAATTCTATCTGTTCATAGTCAAGGTAACTTCCATAATGCTGAAGCGTTGGAAATGCGCCTTTTGGAGTCTATTGTCGATGAGCAGCGCAGCCTAGAAAAAGGGCTTTCAATGCTTAAGTTAATGGCCGCTCTCGCACCAATGCTGGGTCTGCTTGGCACGGTAACGGGCATGATCGAGACCTTCCAAACTATTACTCAATTTGGTAACGGCGACCCGAAAATCATGGCGGGTGGTATTTCAATGGCGCTGGTTACGACGGTCTTGGGACTTGTCGCTGCGATACCACTGCTGATTGGTCATAACATTCTCTCAACTCAAGCTGAGACGATCCGCACTATTTTAGAGAAACACAGTATTGCTCTGGTTGCGACACAAATGGAGTCAGAGCAAGGTGAGGAACAAGCGATCTCTGACATTGCGCAAGAGCGAGTGGCTTAA